A single window of Cytobacillus dafuensis DNA harbors:
- a CDS encoding deoxycytidylate deaminase gives MSRKNWDEYFLDIAEQVATRSTCPRLHVGCVIVKDKHIVSTGYNGSIHGHEHCDDVGCLTGEDGRCYRTVHAENNAVLHADRGLLLGATAYVTHEPCENCSKTLAQSGITRVVFRSAYPNKLNKYFLKDIEVIHLPKINEGIE, from the coding sequence ATGTCGAGAAAAAATTGGGATGAATACTTTTTAGATATAGCAGAACAAGTAGCCACACGTTCAACGTGTCCAAGATTGCATGTAGGTTGTGTTATCGTAAAGGACAAGCATATTGTATCGACAGGTTACAATGGAAGTATTCATGGGCATGAACATTGTGACGATGTTGGATGTTTGACTGGTGAGGACGGCAGGTGTTACAGGACCGTACATGCTGAAAATAATGCCGTCTTGCATGCTGATAGAGGGTTGCTGTTGGGGGCAACAGCGTACGTAACCCACGAACCATGTGAAAACTGTTCAAAAACGTTAGCACAGTCAGGCATAACGAGGGTTGTTTTTAGAAGCGCATATCCAAATAAGTTGAATAAATATTTTTTGAAGGATATTGAAGTGATTCACTTGCCAAAAATTAACGAAGGCATAGAGTAA
- a CDS encoding helix-hairpin-helix domain-containing protein encodes MINFIKEHKLYFSLGIGALIIVIYFVFQPFEEQGIPFEEQEDFMKMEDESLVETAEVEISDETVIVDVKGAVMKPGVYEAEQNDRVIDLINMAGGLNETADEAKINFAMRVEDEMVIYIPKVGEDVEESGTELLVGASAASGQAKNDGKVNLNTANETELQTLPGIGPAKASAIIEFRETNGPFKVIEDIKSISGIGDKTFEKLKDSIKVK; translated from the coding sequence ATGATTAACTTTATAAAAGAACATAAACTTTACTTTTCTTTAGGAATTGGGGCTCTTATTATTGTGATTTATTTCGTATTTCAACCGTTTGAAGAACAAGGGATCCCTTTTGAAGAGCAAGAAGATTTTATGAAAATGGAGGATGAGAGCTTAGTTGAGACAGCAGAAGTTGAAATCAGTGATGAAACAGTCATTGTAGATGTAAAGGGGGCTGTAATGAAACCGGGTGTGTATGAAGCTGAGCAGAATGATCGAGTGATTGACTTAATTAATATGGCTGGTGGATTAAATGAAACTGCTGATGAAGCCAAAATAAATTTCGCCATGAGAGTCGAGGATGAAATGGTCATTTATATTCCGAAGGTAGGGGAGGATGTGGAAGAATCGGGTACAGAATTGTTAGTCGGCGCTTCAGCAGCTTCAGGTCAAGCAAAAAATGATGGCAAGGTAAATTTGAATACAGCAAATGAGACAGAGTTACAAACTTTACCAGGAATAGGTCCTGCCAAAGCATCAGCAATTATTGAGTTCCGTGAAACGAATGGTCCTTTTAAAGTAATAGAGGATATAAAGTCCATTAGTGGGATTGGTGATAAAACCTTTGAAAAATTAAAAGACAGTATTAAAGTCAAATAG
- a CDS encoding DNA internalization-related competence protein ComEC/Rec2 produces MKGRWIYFTFVSLIGILAAFVNVLIFVIFFILIILFLYKKKGFSQRMLILISFIFFVFFIRSEMVEKGNKTRLPPQETNFIVRFEENLKVDGDRFSATVKELVYKEKLILSYKIKTEKEKEAISKHLKTGIACQLSGTLEEPITSTNENAFNYKEYLKRNQMYWILKVEHLSLSKCSPQKKSPLSFFRSIRQKGIEYVQNNFPKESAPLAVALLFGDRNLMDEDVLASYQKLGIVHLLAISGLHVGMLTGMIYYLGIRIGISREKMISALLLFLPCYALITGASPSVIRAVCMMMIFFLLKKWGNHFSLQTIDIFGIVFMVYTFFSPLVIYNVGFQLSFSVSFSLILSAPIILKRCTHSFALIFVTSFICQLAATPILFFYFYEVSIISIFANVLFVPLFSFLILPAIFILFLLHLLFGANIYFLISIMNYIIYWMDFAAKWFAQLPFATIILGRPGLLILFLYILIIPLYFSLWERKFKIKWFLKIQILPLVIFLLHALVPILSPYGEITFIDVGQGDSILIKLPHGKGNYLIDTGGTLRFNIDDWKVRKKQYEVGKDVVVPFLKSKGIKTIDKLILTHGDADHIGGAEQVAEELKIKEILLPKTDDLSELEKNLLLTAKKKNIPFYFVKGGQGWKNGINVFKIISPYPELEVEKNNGSIVLFANIGGLNWLFTGDLEASGEEKLMTRYHKLNIDVLKVGHHGSKTSTSPMFLDHIQPNLAVISAGKNNRYGHPNREVLNNLNERKIKILRTDEHGEISYIFKGNAGTFYKQLP; encoded by the coding sequence ATGAAAGGAAGATGGATTTATTTTACATTCGTTTCTCTAATAGGAATATTAGCTGCTTTTGTAAATGTGCTTATTTTTGTAATTTTTTTTATCCTGATCATTCTTTTTCTATATAAAAAGAAAGGCTTTTCTCAGAGGATGCTTATTTTAATAAGTTTTATTTTTTTTGTGTTTTTTATCCGAAGTGAGATGGTTGAAAAGGGTAATAAGACACGATTACCGCCTCAAGAAACTAATTTTATTGTTCGCTTTGAAGAAAATTTGAAAGTTGATGGGGATCGTTTTTCTGCAACTGTAAAGGAGCTTGTATATAAAGAAAAGCTTATCCTCTCATATAAAATAAAAACGGAAAAAGAAAAGGAAGCTATTTCGAAACATTTGAAAACTGGAATTGCTTGTCAATTAAGTGGCACATTAGAAGAACCAATAACATCAACAAATGAAAATGCCTTTAACTATAAGGAATATTTAAAAAGAAATCAAATGTATTGGATATTAAAAGTTGAGCATCTATCCCTCTCTAAATGTAGTCCTCAAAAGAAGTCCCCTCTTTCATTCTTTCGTTCTATTAGGCAAAAAGGAATTGAATACGTACAAAATAACTTCCCGAAGGAAAGTGCACCTTTAGCAGTAGCTCTGCTCTTTGGTGATCGAAATTTAATGGATGAGGATGTGTTAGCCTCTTATCAAAAGCTTGGAATTGTTCATTTATTGGCAATTTCTGGTCTTCATGTCGGCATGCTTACTGGGATGATTTATTATCTAGGCATACGAATTGGTATCTCGAGGGAAAAAATGATTTCGGCTTTACTATTGTTTTTGCCGTGCTATGCCTTAATAACAGGTGCTTCTCCTTCTGTAATCCGAGCAGTCTGTATGATGATGATCTTTTTTTTGTTAAAAAAGTGGGGCAATCATTTTTCACTTCAAACAATTGATATCTTCGGCATTGTCTTTATGGTGTATACTTTCTTTTCGCCTCTTGTCATTTATAATGTAGGGTTTCAGCTTTCTTTTAGTGTTAGCTTTTCACTTATTCTTTCTGCTCCAATCATATTAAAAAGGTGTACACATTCATTTGCATTAATCTTTGTAACATCATTTATATGCCAATTGGCAGCTACCCCTATTTTGTTTTTTTACTTTTATGAAGTCTCAATAATCTCCATTTTTGCTAATGTGCTTTTTGTTCCGCTATTTTCCTTTCTCATTTTACCTGCTATTTTTATTCTCTTTCTTTTACATTTATTATTCGGTGCAAATATTTATTTCCTCATTTCCATAATGAACTACATCATTTATTGGATGGATTTTGCAGCTAAATGGTTTGCGCAGCTCCCGTTTGCAACAATTATTCTTGGAAGGCCAGGTTTGCTGATTTTATTCCTCTATATTCTAATCATTCCATTGTATTTTTCTTTATGGGAGAGGAAATTCAAAATAAAGTGGTTCCTAAAAATTCAAATTCTTCCTCTTGTTATTTTTTTATTACATGCGTTAGTTCCTATACTCTCTCCATATGGTGAAATAACTTTTATTGATGTCGGGCAGGGAGACAGTATACTGATAAAACTTCCACATGGGAAAGGAAATTATTTGATTGATACAGGGGGGACCTTGAGATTTAATATTGATGATTGGAAAGTAAGAAAGAAACAATATGAAGTTGGCAAAGATGTGGTCGTTCCTTTTTTAAAAAGTAAGGGGATCAAAACGATAGATAAGCTTATTTTGACACATGGAGATGCGGATCATATCGGAGGTGCAGAACAAGTTGCTGAAGAGTTAAAAATTAAAGAAATTCTTCTTCCAAAAACGGATGATCTATCAGAACTAGAAAAAAATTTATTACTGACTGCAAAAAAGAAGAATATTCCATTTTATTTTGTTAAAGGTGGGCAAGGCTGGAAGAATGGAATAAATGTATTTAAAATAATATCTCCATATCCTGAATTGGAGGTAGAAAAAAATAACGGATCAATTGTTTTATTTGCCAATATCGGAGGTTTAAATTGGCTATTTACTGGTGATTTAGAAGCGAGTGGAGAGGAAAAATTAATGACTCGCTATCATAAATTGAATATTGATGTGTTAAAGGTTGGCCATCATGGCAGTAAAACATCAACCTCCCCTATGTTTTTAGATCATATTCAGCCTAATCTAGCGGTGATCTCAGCAGGTAAAAATAATCGATATGGCCACCCAAATCGCGAAGTGCTAAACAATCTAAATGAAAGGAAAATAAAAATTTTACGAACAGACGAGCATGGAGAGATTTCTTATATTTTTAAAGGGAATGCTGGAACCTTTTACAAGCAGCTCCCATAA